One window of the Carnobacterium maltaromaticum DSM 20342 genome contains the following:
- a CDS encoding biotin transporter BioY, whose protein sequence is MQTTKLKQMILNAQFAVIIAIIAQITIPLGPIPLTGQTFAVGLAATILGGWNSMIAVCIYLLMGLIGVPVFAGFSAGISALLGPTGGFLIGFIFNALATGWILEKTKFNLPWGILANLAGALITLLFGTIWLKYGTGLDWQAAFTGGFIPFIIPGILKALLAAFCGIAIRRRLAKGSYLTD, encoded by the coding sequence ATGCAAACAACGAAATTAAAACAAATGATTCTGAATGCACAATTCGCCGTAATCATTGCCATTATTGCTCAAATTACCATTCCATTAGGTCCTATCCCTTTAACAGGGCAAACTTTTGCCGTTGGTTTAGCTGCTACTATTCTAGGTGGATGGAACAGTATGATTGCTGTCTGTATTTATCTATTGATGGGATTAATTGGAGTTCCTGTTTTTGCTGGTTTTTCCGCAGGGATTAGCGCCTTGCTAGGACCAACTGGTGGTTTTTTGATTGGATTTATTTTTAATGCTTTAGCTACAGGATGGATTTTAGAAAAAACGAAGTTTAATTTACCCTGGGGAATACTTGCTAACTTAGCGGGAGCACTTATTACACTACTTTTTGGAACAATTTGGTTAAAATACGGAACTGGCCTCGACTGGCAAGCAGCTTTTACAGGTGGTTTTATACCTTTTATTATTCCTGGTATTCTTAAAGCTCTACTAGCAGCATTTTGTGGAATTGCTATTCGTAGAAGACTGGCTAAAGGCTCCTACTTAACAGATTAA